The Grus americana isolate bGruAme1 chromosome 8, bGruAme1.mat, whole genome shotgun sequence genome includes a region encoding these proteins:
- the PIGK gene encoding GPI-anchor transamidase isoform X7, producing the protein MAAPVPTACWVCAAAALLLGCCGAAVASGVQDQAEQFFRSGHTNNWAVLVCTSRFWFNYRHVANTLSVYRSVKRLGIPDSHIVLMLADDMACNPRNPKPATVFSHKNMELNVYGDDVEVDYRSYEVTVENFLRVLTGRIPPSTPRSKRLLSDDRSNILIYMTGHGGNGFLKFQDSEEITNVELADAFEQMWQKRRYNELLFIIDTCQGASMYERFYSPNIMALASSQVGEDSLSHQPDLGIGVHLMDRYTFYVLEFLEEIHPASQTNMNDLFQVCPKSLCVSTPGHRTDLFQRDPQNVLITDFFGSVRKVEITTETVSLDSDLAGFESKLPKDELATEPLKYAEQLPVAQIIHQSYFG; encoded by the exons ATGGCGGCCCCGGTGCCCACTGCCTGCTGGGTCTGTGCCGccgcagccctgctcctggggtGCTGCGGTGCAGCGGTCGCTAGCGGCGTCCAG gatcAAGCAGAACAGTTCTTTAGAAGTGGACATACAAATAACTGGGCAGTTTTG GTGTGTACATCTCGATTCTGGTTTAATTATCGTCATGTGGCAAATACTCTTTCAGTATACAGGAGTGTCAAGAGACTGGGCATTCCTGATAG TCACATTGTCCTGATGCTGGCAGATGATATGGCATGTAATCCTAGAAATCCCAAACCAGCTACTGTGTTTAGCCATAAAAACATGGAGCTAAATGTGTATGGAGATGATGTGGAAGTGGATTACCGAAGCTACGAG GTTACTGTTGAAAACTTCTTGCGTGTATTAACAGGAAGAATCCCACCAAGCACACCACGATCTAAACGTCTTCTTTCTGATGACAGAAGCAATATTCTAATATATATGACAG GCCACGGTGGAAATGGTTTTCTAAAATTTCAAGATTCTGAAGAAATCACAAATGTAGAACTTGCTGATGCCTTTGAACAAATGTGGCAGAAAAGAAG gtACAACGAATTGTTGTTTATTATTGATACTTGTCAAGGAGCATCCATGTATGAACGATTTTATTCACCTAATATAATGGCCTTAGCTAGCAGCCAAGTTGGAGAAGATTCTTTATCA catcaACCTGATCTTGGGATTGGCGTTCATCTTATGGACAGATACACGTTCTATGTGCTAGAGTTCTTGGAAGAAATTCATCCAGCCAGTCAGACAAATATGAATGACCTA tttcagGTCTGTCCAAAAAGTCTGTGTGTTTCCACGCCTGGGCACCGAACTGATCTCTTTCAGCGAGACCCGCAAAATGTTCTGATTACAGACTTCTTTGGCAGTGTGAGAAAGGTGGAGATTACGACAGAGACAGTTTCTTTGGACAGTGACTTAGCTGGTTTTGAGAGCAA